The following are encoded together in the Xanthomonas sacchari genome:
- the tdh gene encoding L-threonine 3-dehydrogenase: MAQTMKALVKRDAAKGIWLEQVPVPVPGPNEVLIKLEKTAICGTDLHIYLWDEWSQRTIKPGLTIGHEFVGRIAQLGSAVTGYEVGQRVSAEGHIVCGHCRNCRGGRPHLCPNTVGIGVNVNGAFAEYMVMPASNLWPIPDQIPSELAAFFDPYGNAAHCALEFDVIGEDVLITGAGPIGIIAAGICKHIGARNVVVTDVNDFRLKLAADMGATRVVNVANTSLKDVMADLHMEGFDVGLEMSGNPRAFNDMLDCMYHGGKIAMLGIMPRGAGCDWDKIIFKGLTVQGIYGRKMYETWYKMTQLVLSGFPLGKVLTHQLTIDEFQKGFDLMEEGKAGKVVLSW, translated from the coding sequence ATGGCGCAAACAATGAAGGCGCTGGTCAAGCGCGACGCCGCCAAGGGCATCTGGCTGGAACAGGTGCCGGTGCCGGTCCCCGGCCCCAACGAAGTGCTGATCAAGCTGGAAAAGACCGCGATCTGCGGCACCGACCTGCACATCTATCTGTGGGACGAGTGGAGCCAGCGCACCATCAAGCCCGGCCTGACCATCGGCCACGAATTCGTCGGCCGCATCGCCCAGCTCGGCTCGGCGGTCACCGGCTACGAGGTCGGCCAGCGCGTCTCGGCCGAAGGCCACATCGTCTGCGGCCACTGCCGCAACTGCCGCGGCGGGCGTCCGCATCTGTGCCCGAACACGGTCGGCATCGGCGTCAACGTCAACGGCGCCTTCGCCGAGTACATGGTGATGCCGGCCTCCAACCTGTGGCCGATCCCCGACCAGATCCCGTCCGAGCTGGCCGCGTTCTTCGACCCCTACGGCAACGCCGCGCACTGCGCGCTGGAGTTCGACGTGATCGGCGAGGACGTGCTGATCACCGGCGCCGGCCCGATCGGCATCATCGCCGCGGGCATCTGCAAGCACATCGGCGCGCGCAACGTGGTGGTCACCGACGTCAACGACTTCCGCCTGAAGCTGGCCGCGGACATGGGCGCGACCCGCGTGGTCAACGTCGCCAACACCTCGCTCAAGGACGTGATGGCCGACCTGCACATGGAAGGCTTCGACGTGGGCCTGGAGATGAGCGGCAACCCGCGCGCGTTCAACGACATGCTCGACTGCATGTACCACGGCGGCAAGATCGCCATGCTCGGCATCATGCCGCGCGGCGCCGGCTGCGACTGGGACAAGATCATCTTCAAGGGCCTGACCGTGCAGGGCATCTACGGCCGCAAGATGTACGAGACTTGGTACAAGATGACCCAACTGGTGCTGTCCGGCTTCCCGCTGGGCAAGGTCCTCACCCACCAGCTGACCATCGACGAATTCCAGAAGGGCTTCGACCTGATGGAAGAAGGCAAGGCCGGCAAGGTCGTGCTGAGCTGGTAA
- a CDS encoding TorF family putative porin translates to MAVALAASPLTVLAQDAPTSPITGSYGVVSDYVFRGVSQTDKGPAFQAGLTYTSPFGLYVGAWGSNVDFGAGDPDWETDGFVGYNVDFSPDWNFDVMVNRYGYPGAGRLNYNELITKTKFLKTYTLTVAYTDNVYNLDKDSFYYALDGNWSLPQGFSVGAHVGRTTYESALTAYQDYTDYNVSVGKMVGPLALSVGYYDTDNKGPENFTERLAGHRVVVSGTIAF, encoded by the coding sequence CTGGCCGTCGCACTGGCCGCTTCGCCGCTCACCGTCCTGGCCCAGGACGCGCCCACCTCGCCGATCACCGGCTCCTACGGCGTGGTCAGTGACTACGTGTTCCGCGGCGTCTCCCAGACCGACAAGGGTCCGGCGTTCCAGGCTGGTCTCACCTACACCTCGCCGTTCGGCCTGTACGTGGGCGCCTGGGGGTCCAACGTCGATTTCGGCGCGGGCGATCCGGATTGGGAAACGGACGGCTTCGTCGGCTACAACGTCGATTTCTCGCCGGACTGGAACTTCGACGTGATGGTCAACCGCTACGGCTACCCGGGCGCCGGCCGGTTGAACTACAACGAACTGATCACCAAGACCAAGTTCCTCAAGACCTACACGCTGACCGTGGCGTACACCGACAACGTGTACAACCTGGACAAGGACAGCTTCTACTACGCGCTGGACGGAAACTGGTCGCTGCCGCAGGGCTTCAGCGTCGGCGCGCACGTCGGCCGCACCACCTACGAAAGCGCGCTGACCGCGTACCAGGACTACACCGACTACAACGTCAGCGTGGGCAAGATGGTCGGCCCGCTGGCGCTGAGCGTGGGCTACTACGACACCGACAACAAGGGCCCGGAGAACTTCACCGAGCGCCTGGCCGGTCACCGCGTGGTGGTTTCGGGCACGATCGCGTTCTGA
- a CDS encoding S46 family peptidase produces MRSNSLAVAIAAVAALSGAPAAHAGEGMWVPQQLPDIAGPLQQAGLKLSPQQLSDLTGDPMGAVVSLGGCTASFVSPQGLVVTNHHCAYGAIQLNSTPQKNLIRDGFSAASQGAELSAGPNARIYVLDRITDVTAQAKAAMAAAGTDALKRTQALEDFDKTQVAACEADAGYRCELYSFSGGNTYRLVRTLEIRDVRLAYAPPSGIGKFGGDVDNWMWPRHTGDFSFYRAYVGKDGKPAAYAKDNVPYQPKHFLKFADQPLGAGDFVMVAGYPGRTNRYALASEFDATASWGYPTAARQYRDLIALVEQAGKQNPDIQVKYAATMASWNNVAKNYEGQLEGFKRIDAAAKKHAEEDAVLAWLKRQGGEGKAALQAHAQLLALGEQAKATRDRDLVLRQMQRTGTLGSAIMLYRLSIERAKPDAEREPGYQERDLPELEGAMKQMERRYVAAMDSQLQRYWFEQYLKLPKAQRLPALDQWLAGADAQAAATRLAGTQLGNTDARLKWLHADRAAFEASDDPALRYAVALMPTLLQLEQDQKRREGEELLARPRYLQAVADYKKSQGEFVYPDANSSLRITFGNVKGYAPKDGVEYTPFTTLEGVVAKDTGTEPFDSPKALLDAAKAKRYGGLEDKRLGTVPVNFLSDLDITGGNSGSPVMDAHGKLVGLAFDGNWESVSSNWVFDPAMTRMIAVDARYLHWIMQEVMPAPRLLKELNLAK; encoded by the coding sequence ATGCGTTCGAATTCGTTGGCTGTCGCCATCGCCGCCGTGGCCGCCCTGTCCGGCGCCCCCGCCGCCCATGCCGGCGAGGGCATGTGGGTCCCGCAGCAGTTGCCGGACATCGCCGGGCCGCTGCAGCAGGCCGGCCTGAAGCTGTCGCCGCAGCAACTCTCCGATCTCACCGGCGACCCGATGGGCGCGGTGGTCTCGCTCGGTGGCTGCACCGCCAGCTTCGTCTCCCCGCAGGGCCTGGTGGTGACCAACCACCACTGCGCCTACGGCGCGATCCAACTCAACTCGACCCCGCAGAAGAACCTGATCCGCGACGGCTTCAGCGCCGCCAGCCAGGGCGCCGAGCTGAGCGCCGGCCCGAACGCGCGTATCTATGTGCTGGACCGCATCACCGACGTCACCGCGCAGGCCAAGGCGGCCATGGCCGCCGCCGGCACCGACGCGCTCAAGCGCACGCAGGCGCTGGAGGATTTCGACAAGACCCAGGTCGCCGCGTGCGAAGCCGACGCCGGCTACCGCTGCGAGCTGTACAGCTTCTCCGGCGGCAACACCTACCGCCTGGTCCGCACCCTGGAAATCCGCGACGTGCGCCTGGCCTACGCGCCGCCGTCGGGCATCGGCAAGTTCGGCGGCGACGTCGACAACTGGATGTGGCCGCGCCACACCGGCGATTTCTCGTTCTATCGCGCCTACGTCGGCAAGGACGGCAAGCCGGCCGCCTACGCCAAGGACAACGTGCCGTACCAGCCCAAGCACTTCCTGAAGTTCGCCGACCAGCCGCTGGGCGCCGGCGATTTCGTCATGGTCGCCGGCTACCCGGGCCGTACCAATCGCTATGCGCTGGCCTCCGAGTTCGATGCCACCGCGAGCTGGGGCTATCCCACCGCCGCGCGCCAGTACCGCGACCTGATCGCGCTGGTGGAGCAGGCCGGCAAGCAGAACCCGGACATCCAGGTGAAGTACGCCGCGACCATGGCCAGTTGGAACAACGTCGCCAAGAACTACGAGGGCCAGCTGGAAGGCTTCAAGCGCATCGACGCGGCGGCCAAGAAGCACGCCGAGGAAGACGCGGTGCTGGCCTGGCTCAAGCGCCAGGGCGGCGAGGGCAAGGCCGCGTTGCAGGCGCATGCGCAGCTGCTGGCGCTGGGCGAGCAGGCCAAGGCCACCCGCGACCGCGACCTGGTGCTGCGGCAGATGCAGCGGACCGGAACGCTCGGCAGCGCGATCATGCTGTACCGCCTGTCGATCGAACGCGCCAAGCCGGATGCCGAGCGCGAGCCGGGCTACCAGGAGCGCGACCTGCCCGAGCTCGAGGGCGCGATGAAGCAGATGGAGCGCCGCTATGTCGCCGCCATGGACAGCCAGCTGCAGCGCTACTGGTTCGAGCAGTACCTGAAGCTGCCGAAGGCGCAACGCCTGCCGGCGCTGGACCAGTGGCTGGCCGGTGCCGACGCGCAGGCCGCCGCCACGCGCCTGGCCGGCACCCAGCTGGGCAACACCGATGCGCGCCTGAAGTGGCTGCATGCCGACCGCGCCGCGTTCGAGGCCAGCGACGACCCGGCGCTGCGCTATGCGGTGGCGTTGATGCCGACCCTGCTGCAACTCGAGCAGGACCAGAAGCGCCGCGAGGGCGAGGAACTGTTGGCGCGGCCGCGCTACCTGCAGGCCGTGGCCGACTACAAGAAGAGCCAGGGCGAGTTCGTGTATCCGGACGCCAACTCCTCGCTGCGCATCACCTTCGGCAACGTCAAGGGCTATGCGCCCAAGGATGGCGTGGAATACACCCCGTTCACCACGCTGGAGGGCGTGGTCGCCAAGGACACCGGCACGGAGCCGTTCGATTCGCCCAAGGCGCTGCTGGATGCGGCCAAGGCCAAGCGCTACGGCGGCCTGGAGGACAAGCGGCTGGGCACGGTACCGGTGAATTTCCTCTCCGACTTGGACATCACCGGCGGCAACTCCGGCTCGCCGGTGATGGACGCGCACGGCAAGCTGGTCGGCCTGGCCTTCGACGGCAACTGGGAGTCGGTGAGTTCGAACTGGGTGTTCGACCCGGCGATGACCCGGATGATCGCGGTCGATGCGCGCTACCTGCACTGGATCATGCAGGAAGTCATGCCGGCACCGCGGCTGTTGAAGGAGTTGAACCTGGCCAAGTGA
- a CDS encoding CvpA family protein: MIDMVLLTVILVSALLGALRGFVGIVVGTLSWFLAGWATFQFGGNAGQWLANGSRPSMSYYLGGYALTFVTVMAVVAIVGMVIRTAVRSTALSGTDRALGFGLGAARGGFFAAVLAFLMSFTPLTREPDWQRSMVLPVLSPGVGWMRAQLPDWRMPQMPQLNLSQMPQLNVSQMNLGNMPAAGDNAALGNALQASGLQEMMSKALGRPGVRSAQPGGDPSQLMPANIDPAQARPAQSDPARVEPNGQARPPSQ; encoded by the coding sequence ATGATCGACATGGTGCTGTTGACGGTGATCCTGGTCTCGGCGCTGCTCGGCGCCCTGCGCGGGTTCGTCGGCATCGTGGTCGGCACGCTGTCCTGGTTCCTGGCCGGCTGGGCCACGTTCCAGTTCGGCGGCAATGCCGGGCAGTGGCTGGCCAACGGGTCCCGGCCGAGCATGAGCTACTACCTGGGCGGCTACGCGTTGACCTTCGTGACGGTGATGGCGGTGGTCGCCATCGTCGGCATGGTGATCCGCACGGCGGTGCGCTCGACCGCGCTGTCGGGCACCGACCGCGCGCTTGGCTTCGGCCTGGGTGCGGCGCGCGGCGGCTTCTTCGCCGCGGTGCTGGCATTCCTGATGAGCTTCACCCCGCTGACCCGCGAGCCGGACTGGCAGCGCTCGATGGTGCTGCCGGTGCTCAGCCCGGGCGTGGGCTGGATGCGGGCGCAGCTGCCGGACTGGCGCATGCCGCAGATGCCGCAGCTGAACCTGTCGCAGATGCCGCAACTGAACGTGTCGCAGATGAATTTGGGCAACATGCCCGCGGCAGGCGATAATGCCGCGTTGGGCAACGCCCTGCAGGCCAGTGGGCTGCAGGAGATGATGTCCAAGGCCCTGGGGCGTCCCGGGGTGCGGTCCGCGCAGCCCGGGGGCGATCCGTCGCAACTGATGCCCGCGAACATCGATCCGGCGCAGGCGCGTCCGGCGCAATCCGACCCGGCACGGGTCGAACCCAACGGCCAGGCACGGCCACCTTCCCAATAG
- the folC gene encoding bifunctional tetrahydrofolate synthase/dihydrofolate synthase encodes MNTLPEWLAYIERQHPQDIAMGLERVRAVAARMGLTKPAKHVITVGGTNGKGSTVAFVEAIARAAGWRVGSYTSPHLLRYNERVRIDGEEASDADLVSAFAAVEAARGDTALTYFEYGTLAALWLFQQAKLDLAVLEVGLGGRLDAVNLVDADVAVITTVDIDHTDWLGTDREAIGAEKAGIARPWKPLVLGEIDPPSSVLRRAYAIGANALRAGSDFFHEPIDAERWRWRDVGTELQLPLPQLRAPVQRANAATAIAALRALRRSLPRNAYAEGIAAARLRGRLQPCVRDGVEVLVDVGHNPQAARELAAALQAQPVAGRTCAVFAALADKDAAGVVDALAAQVDAWHLAGLGGNRGQSAAQLRTRLADTAAAGAGIAESVAQALQSALAQAQPGDRVLVFGSFHTAAEALHWLHSAA; translated from the coding sequence ATGAACACCCTTCCCGAATGGCTCGCCTATATCGAGCGCCAACACCCCCAGGACATCGCCATGGGCCTGGAACGGGTGCGCGCCGTGGCAGCGCGCATGGGCCTGACCAAGCCGGCCAAGCACGTCATCACCGTCGGCGGCACCAACGGCAAGGGCTCGACTGTCGCCTTCGTCGAGGCGATCGCGCGTGCCGCCGGCTGGCGCGTGGGCAGCTACACCTCGCCGCACCTGCTGCGCTACAACGAACGCGTACGCATCGACGGCGAAGAGGCCAGCGATGCCGACCTGGTGAGTGCCTTCGCGGCAGTGGAGGCCGCGCGCGGCGACACCGCGCTGACCTACTTCGAGTACGGCACGCTGGCGGCGCTGTGGCTGTTCCAGCAGGCCAAGTTGGACCTGGCCGTGCTGGAAGTCGGCCTCGGCGGCCGGCTGGATGCGGTGAACTTGGTCGATGCCGATGTGGCGGTCATCACCACCGTGGACATCGACCACACCGACTGGCTCGGCACCGACCGCGAAGCGATCGGTGCGGAAAAGGCCGGCATCGCGCGGCCGTGGAAACCGCTGGTGCTCGGCGAGATCGATCCGCCCTCCAGCGTGCTGCGCCGCGCTTATGCGATCGGCGCCAATGCGCTGCGCGCCGGCAGCGACTTCTTCCACGAGCCGATCGACGCCGAACGCTGGCGCTGGCGCGATGTCGGCACCGAACTGCAGTTGCCGCTGCCGCAGTTGCGCGCGCCGGTGCAGCGCGCCAACGCCGCCACCGCCATCGCCGCCCTGCGCGCGCTGCGCCGGTCGTTGCCGCGCAACGCCTACGCCGAGGGCATCGCCGCCGCGCGCCTGCGCGGGCGCCTGCAGCCCTGCGTGCGCGACGGGGTGGAGGTGCTGGTCGACGTCGGCCACAACCCGCAGGCCGCGCGCGAGCTGGCCGCCGCGCTGCAGGCGCAGCCGGTCGCCGGCCGCACCTGCGCGGTGTTCGCGGCGCTGGCCGACAAGGACGCCGCCGGGGTGGTGGACGCCCTGGCCGCGCAGGTCGATGCCTGGCACCTGGCCGGCCTGGGCGGCAACCGCGGCCAGAGCGCTGCGCAGTTGCGCACGCGGCTGGCGGACACGGCCGCCGCCGGGGCCGGCATCGCCGAGAGCGTGGCGCAGGCGCTGCAGTCGGCGCTGGCGCAGGCGCAGCCGGGCGACCGGGTGCTGGTGTTCGGCTCGTTCCATACCGCCGCCGAGGCGCTGCACTGGCTGCATTCAGCCGCCTGA
- a CDS encoding histidine phosphatase family protein, with protein MRILLARHGETPWNAEGRYQGQIDIPLSPVGDAQAQALGARLREVPLTRAVASPLARAQRTARFALGPEREALLQTDPDLQEIAHGEWEGLLASEIHEKDPARLRAWREEPDTVLMPGGESLRQVLERSWRGLARAAEGLGEHDTLLVVAHDAVNRVILCRVLGLPIARLWSFRQAPTTLNLLEGPDVEHLEVVRLNDCAHHTPFFGEAKHRAL; from the coding sequence ATGCGCATTCTGCTCGCCCGCCATGGCGAAACCCCGTGGAACGCCGAAGGCCGCTACCAGGGCCAGATCGACATCCCGCTGTCGCCGGTCGGCGACGCGCAAGCGCAGGCGCTGGGCGCACGCCTGCGCGAGGTGCCGCTGACTCGCGCCGTGGCCTCGCCGCTGGCCCGCGCGCAGCGCACCGCGCGCTTCGCGCTGGGCCCTGAGCGCGAGGCGTTGCTGCAGACCGATCCGGACCTGCAGGAGATCGCCCACGGCGAGTGGGAAGGCCTGTTGGCCAGCGAGATCCACGAGAAGGACCCGGCGCGCCTGCGCGCCTGGCGCGAGGAGCCGGATACGGTGCTGATGCCGGGCGGCGAGTCGCTGCGGCAGGTGCTGGAGCGCTCCTGGCGCGGCCTGGCCCGCGCCGCCGAGGGCCTGGGCGAGCACGACACGCTGTTGGTGGTGGCGCACGATGCGGTGAACCGGGTGATCCTGTGCCGTGTGCTGGGTCTGCCGATCGCGCGGCTGTGGAGTTTCCGCCAGGCGCCGACCACGCTGAACCTGCTGGAAGGGCCGGACGTGGAGCATCTGGAAGTGGTGCGCTTGAACGATTGCGCGCACCACACGCCGTTCTTTGGCGAGGCGAAGCATCGGGCGCTGTAG
- a CDS encoding SPOR domain-containing protein: MDTVLKQRLIGALVLVALAVIFLPMLVKGPAPDSGVANVPLKAPEAPADGQFETRELPLVTPGDAPSGGAVGMAKAPGAAAAPAAAPAPVQNNPDAADLADPAAGSAAQPLPPSTAAGNYAVNFGAYATAADADAVIARLKQAQLPGFREQATIGGRQAWRVRIGPYADRAQAESVRLQAVKVRNDVNAQVVTLDAAPSNATPASVAPAAASNVAAAAPAAPAKTEALPPEPAKLVATAKPATPPAPKPEPAKPAVTKPEPTKPAATPATTAAAKPAPSVPAAPAASGTGFAVQLGAFGKAEDANALRDKVRAAGFSAFVEQVRTDKGALNRVRVGPVANRADAEQLRAQVAAKVGISGMVRPHP, translated from the coding sequence GTGGATACCGTCCTGAAACAGCGATTGATTGGCGCCCTTGTCCTGGTAGCGCTCGCCGTGATCTTCCTGCCGATGCTGGTGAAGGGGCCTGCGCCCGACAGCGGCGTGGCCAACGTTCCGCTGAAGGCGCCCGAGGCGCCGGCCGACGGCCAGTTCGAGACCCGCGAGCTGCCGCTGGTGACCCCGGGCGACGCGCCCAGCGGCGGGGCAGTGGGCATGGCCAAGGCGCCCGGTGCCGCCGCGGCGCCAGCCGCCGCGCCGGCGCCGGTCCAGAACAATCCCGATGCCGCCGACCTGGCGGATCCGGCCGCCGGCAGCGCCGCGCAGCCGTTGCCGCCGAGCACGGCCGCCGGCAACTACGCGGTGAACTTCGGTGCCTACGCCACCGCTGCCGACGCCGATGCGGTGATCGCACGGCTCAAGCAGGCACAACTGCCGGGCTTCCGCGAGCAGGCCACGATCGGCGGGCGCCAGGCCTGGCGGGTGCGGATCGGGCCGTATGCCGATCGCGCCCAGGCCGAATCGGTGCGCCTGCAGGCGGTCAAGGTCCGCAACGACGTCAATGCCCAGGTGGTGACCCTGGACGCGGCGCCGAGCAACGCCACCCCGGCCAGCGTCGCGCCGGCCGCCGCCAGCAACGTCGCCGCCGCTGCGCCCGCCGCCCCGGCCAAGACCGAGGCGCTGCCGCCGGAGCCGGCCAAGCTCGTCGCCACCGCCAAGCCGGCGACGCCGCCGGCGCCCAAGCCGGAACCGGCCAAGCCGGCCGTGACCAAGCCCGAACCCACCAAGCCGGCGGCCACCCCGGCCACCACGGCGGCGGCCAAGCCGGCGCCGAGCGTGCCGGCCGCGCCGGCGGCCTCCGGCACCGGCTTCGCCGTGCAGTTGGGCGCCTTCGGCAAGGCCGAGGACGCCAATGCCCTGCGCGACAAGGTGCGCGCGGCCGGCTTCAGCGCCTTCGTCGAACAGGTGCGCACCGACAAGGGCGCGCTGAACCGGGTGCGGGTCGGCCCGGTCGCCAATCGCGCCGATGCCGAGCAGTTGCGCGCCCAGGTCGCGGCCAAGGTCGGCATCAGCGGTATGGTACGTCCACATCCTTGA
- a CDS encoding sulfate/molybdate ABC transporter ATP-binding protein: MSIRVQHLSKRFGDFAALDDISLDIRQGELLALLGPSGSGKTTLLRVIAGLEHADRGRVLIHGEDATALSVQARRVGFVFQHYALFKHMSVYENVAFGLRVRREARWTEARIRARVQELLALVQLHDLERRYPAQLSGGQRQRVALARALAIEPRVLLLDEPFGALDAQVRRDLRRWLRELHERTGLTTVFVTHDQEEALELADRVAILHRGRIEQVGSPAQVYEQPASPFVYGFVGAVNRLPARLHDGAVQVGGLALPAPSTLLSTGPVELYVRPEDLAPGSEGWAATVLSIQRSGPRLRLRAQLAHGHDEVEVELPAGEGASDYAPGQPLHLRARRYGVFARPD; encoded by the coding sequence ATGAGCATCCGCGTACAGCACCTGAGCAAGCGCTTCGGCGACTTCGCCGCGCTCGACGACATCAGCCTGGACATCCGCCAGGGCGAACTGCTGGCGTTGCTGGGGCCGTCCGGCTCCGGCAAGACCACGCTGTTGCGGGTGATTGCCGGACTCGAACACGCCGATCGCGGACGCGTGCTGATCCACGGCGAGGACGCCACCGCGCTGTCGGTGCAGGCGCGCCGGGTCGGCTTCGTGTTCCAGCACTACGCCTTGTTCAAGCACATGAGCGTGTACGAGAACGTCGCCTTCGGCCTGCGTGTGCGCCGCGAGGCGCGCTGGACCGAGGCGCGTATCCGCGCGCGGGTGCAGGAGCTGCTGGCGTTGGTGCAGTTGCACGACTTGGAGCGGCGCTACCCGGCGCAACTGTCCGGTGGTCAGCGCCAGCGCGTGGCGCTGGCGCGCGCGCTGGCGATCGAGCCGCGCGTGCTGCTGCTCGACGAACCGTTCGGGGCGCTCGACGCACAGGTCCGCCGCGACCTGCGGCGCTGGCTGCGCGAACTGCACGAACGCACCGGCCTGACCACGGTGTTCGTCACCCACGACCAGGAAGAGGCGCTGGAGCTGGCCGACCGCGTGGCGATCCTCCACCGCGGACGGATCGAGCAGGTCGGCAGCCCGGCGCAGGTCTATGAGCAGCCGGCCTCGCCCTTCGTGTACGGCTTCGTCGGTGCGGTGAACCGGCTGCCGGCGCGCCTGCACGACGGGGCGGTGCAGGTCGGCGGGTTGGCCTTGCCGGCGCCGTCGACCCTGCTGTCCACCGGCCCGGTCGAACTGTACGTGCGACCGGAAGACCTGGCGCCCGGCAGCGAGGGCTGGGCGGCGACGGTGCTGTCGATCCAGCGCAGCGGCCCGCGCCTGCGCCTGCGTGCGCAACTGGCGCATGGCCACGACGAGGTGGAGGTGGAACTGCCGGCGGGCGAGGGCGCATCCGACTATGCGCCGGGCCAGCCGCTGCACCTGCGCGCGCGCCGCTACGGTGTCTTCGCCCGGCCGGATTGA
- the purF gene encoding amidophosphoribosyltransferase encodes MCGIVGIVGNQNVAGQLYDGLAVLQHRGQDAAGIATADGTRLRVQKANGLVRDVFDEKRMAVLEGRVGIAHCRYPTAGSEGMDEAQPFYVNSPYGIALAHNGNLVNTEALRQQVFEADRRNINTDSDSEVLLNVFAYELDAQRMLTPEAAIRAVAGVHRRCKGGYAVVSVVLGLGLVAFRDPHGIRPLVLGKREGVEGDEYIVASESSALDILGFTRVRDVRPGEALVITGRGELFSEVCASPTDHTPCIFEYVYFARPDSMIDNVSVHKARMRMGMKLGEKILRLRPDHDIDTIIPIPDTSRDAALEISNVLGVKYREGFVKNRYIGRTFIMPGQGERVKSVRRKLNPIHLEFRNRVVLLVDDSIVRGTTSRQIVQMARDAGARKVYLASAAPPVRYPNIYGIDMPAADELVAHGRSEQEIQEFLGCDWLIYQDLEDLETAVREGNPELKTFDSSCFNGQYTTGIESGYFERIMQLRSDEAKRKRRA; translated from the coding sequence ATGTGTGGCATCGTCGGAATCGTCGGCAACCAGAACGTGGCCGGGCAACTCTATGACGGCTTGGCCGTGCTGCAGCATCGTGGCCAGGACGCGGCGGGCATCGCCACCGCCGACGGCACCCGCCTGCGCGTGCAGAAGGCCAACGGCCTGGTCCGCGACGTCTTCGACGAGAAGCGCATGGCGGTGCTGGAAGGCCGTGTCGGCATCGCCCATTGCCGCTATCCGACCGCCGGCTCGGAGGGCATGGACGAGGCGCAGCCGTTCTACGTGAACTCGCCGTACGGCATCGCGCTGGCCCACAACGGCAACCTGGTCAATACCGAGGCCCTGCGCCAGCAGGTGTTCGAAGCCGATCGCCGCAACATCAACACCGACTCGGACAGCGAAGTGCTGCTGAACGTGTTCGCCTACGAACTGGACGCGCAGCGCATGCTGACCCCGGAAGCGGCGATCCGTGCGGTGGCCGGCGTGCACCGCCGCTGCAAGGGCGGCTACGCCGTGGTCAGCGTGGTGCTGGGGCTGGGCCTGGTCGCGTTCCGCGATCCGCACGGCATCCGCCCGCTGGTGCTGGGCAAGCGCGAGGGCGTGGAGGGCGACGAATACATCGTCGCCTCCGAATCGTCGGCGCTGGACATCCTCGGCTTCACCCGCGTGCGCGACGTGCGCCCCGGCGAGGCGCTGGTCATCACCGGCCGCGGCGAGCTGTTCTCGGAAGTGTGCGCCTCGCCGACCGACCACACCCCGTGCATCTTCGAGTACGTGTACTTCGCGCGCCCGGACTCGATGATCGACAACGTCTCGGTGCACAAGGCGCGCATGCGCATGGGCATGAAGCTGGGCGAGAAGATCCTGCGCCTGCGCCCGGACCACGACATCGACACCATCATCCCGATCCCGGACACCTCGCGCGACGCCGCGCTGGAGATCTCCAACGTGCTCGGGGTGAAGTACCGCGAGGGCTTCGTCAAGAACCGATACATCGGCCGCACCTTCATCATGCCGGGGCAGGGCGAGCGGGTGAAATCGGTGCGCCGCAAGCTCAACCCGATCCACCTGGAATTCCGCAACCGCGTGGTGCTGCTGGTCGACGACTCGATCGTGCGCGGCACCACCAGCCGGCAGATCGTGCAGATGGCGCGCGACGCCGGCGCGCGCAAGGTGTACCTGGCCAGCGCCGCGCCGCCGGTGCGCTACCCCAACATCTACGGCATCGATATGCCCGCCGCCGACGAACTGGTGGCGCATGGCCGCAGCGAGCAGGAGATCCAGGAGTTCCTCGGTTGCGACTGGCTGATCTACCAGGACCTGGAAGACCTGGAGACCGCGGTGCGCGAGGGCAATCCGGAGCTGAAGACGTTCGATTCCTCGTGCTTCAACGGCCAGTACACCACCGGCATCGAATCCGGCTATTTCGAGCGGATCATGCAACTGCGTTCGGACGAGGCCAAGCGCAAGCGCCGTGCCTGA